In the genome of Marinomonas algicola, the window TGCACGACGCATTATTGATATCGAAATTCGAGCACGAAAATCAGCCCAAACTAAAGGTAAAGGTAAAGGTAAAGAAGCAGAAGTTGAGCAAGCGGTGCCTTCAACCGATGACGATATCACTGAAGAGGAAACAGATAACCCCGCCAACTAGGCTCCCATCAACGAGCCCCTCTCGAAGGGGCTTCCAACAAACTACATAAAGTCCCAAAATGGTTACTCTAATAGATTAAAAGTCATTTAATGTCACCAAAAAAGAACACTAAAGAATAATTTGACAATATTACCTTAAAGTTCTAGATTAAGAACATTAGGTAGGAATATATCGCATAGTGTAACCAAATAAGGACTTTATAATGAAAGTCGCGACAGCTACAGCATTAGCAGAAGAGATCGGCGACAGATTGAAGCAAGCTCGACTAAATCGAGACCTAACACAATCTGAAGTGGCGGAGCTTGCTGGCATTGCCCGCAAAACGGTTTTAAATGCAGAAAAGGGAAAAGTTCAGCTCGACATCATGATTGCTATATTAATGGCATTAGACCTCACGCAACAGATTGATCTATTTCTCCCTAAACAAGAAATTTCTCCCTTACAGTTAGCCAAACTGCAAGGAAAGAAAAGGCAGAGAGCCTCTGGCCAGCGCAGTAACAAAGATGAGGAAACACTAGAATGGTAATGGAAGTCATTAAAATAACATACCAAGACGATGTTGTTGGTGCGGTGAGTTTTGACACTGAAAAGGGACTTGGGTCATTTGAATATGATCCAGGCTTCATAAAAAAAGGGATAGAGCTGTCCCCGATCAAAATGCCATTATCGAATCGCATTTATAGCTTTCCCGAACTGGATTTCAATACCTTTAAAGGACTACCGGGTTTAATAGCTGACTCCTTACCGGATGATTTTGGTAACGCAGTTCTCAACGCATGGGTTGCAGGTCAAGGTCGTTCACCGAGTGACATTACACCACTTCAACGCCTCCAATATACGGGAAAGCGAGGCATGGGAGCTCTTGAGTATGCGCCAGCTACAAAGTTACGAAGTTTAAATGCTTCACAACAAGTAGAAATCCAATCGCTCGTTTCAATTGCACAAGAAATCTTAGATTCACGAGGTCATTTTGAAGTAGAACTCAAACAAAATGACCAAGACGATAAAGAAGCAATGATGTCTTTATTATCTGTTGGCATGAGTGCGGGAGGAGCACGGCCGAAAGCCGTATTGGCATTTAATGAAGATTTTACTCAAGTCCGCTCCGGCCAAACCAAAGTGCCAGTTGGTTTTACTCATTATTTGATGAAATTTGACGGCGTTAGTGAGCATAACAAAAATCAAGAAACCTTCGGTGACCCATTAGGCTATGGAGCAATGGAGTTTGTTTATCATCTAATGGCTAACAAATGCGGTGTCGATATGATGCCATGCCGCTTACTCCATGAAGGCAATCGACGCCACTTTATTACACAACGGTTTGATCGAATTAAAAACAGCAAGGTACACGTACAAACGCTAAACGGGCTTGCCCACGTTGATTATAAAAAGCCGGGGGCATTTTCTTACGCAGAGTTATTTGGCATTGCCAGACAGTTGAAGCTTTCTGCTGTTGAAGCTGAGCAGCTATTCAAGCGCATGACATTTAATATCATTGCTCGAAATCATGACGACCACTCAAAGAACTTTGCCTTTATTCTGAAAAAAGACAAATGGTCTCTCGCACCAGCTTATGATTTAGCTTATAGCTATAAACCAGGCAGTAAATGGGTGAACAGCCATTGGATGAGCTTGAATGGTAAAAGAGATAACTTTACACGCAGTGATTTCTATAGTTTAGAGAAACTTAGCCCTGTTTTTAACAAAAAAAAGATCGACGATATTATTGATGCAACGATTGAGCACGTATCAACTTGGCGTCAGCTTGCTGAGGAATGGAATGTACCAAAAACATTGATAGATGAAATACAAGAAAACTTGCGGCTAGATATTTAGTTAGCAGTACAGTAACTATTCCTGTGAGCAAAAAGGATGGCCTCTTATTTCAGGCCATCCCGAACCAAACAACAATTTAGCACACACGGATACGATGAATTATCAAATCAATTATTCCCCGAAATTTCTTCCGTCGCATCCCGACGCAGTTTCT includes:
- a CDS encoding type II toxin-antitoxin system HipA family toxin, which produces MVMEVIKITYQDDVVGAVSFDTEKGLGSFEYDPGFIKKGIELSPIKMPLSNRIYSFPELDFNTFKGLPGLIADSLPDDFGNAVLNAWVAGQGRSPSDITPLQRLQYTGKRGMGALEYAPATKLRSLNASQQVEIQSLVSIAQEILDSRGHFEVELKQNDQDDKEAMMSLLSVGMSAGGARPKAVLAFNEDFTQVRSGQTKVPVGFTHYLMKFDGVSEHNKNQETFGDPLGYGAMEFVYHLMANKCGVDMMPCRLLHEGNRRHFITQRFDRIKNSKVHVQTLNGLAHVDYKKPGAFSYAELFGIARQLKLSAVEAEQLFKRMTFNIIARNHDDHSKNFAFILKKDKWSLAPAYDLAYSYKPGSKWVNSHWMSLNGKRDNFTRSDFYSLEKLSPVFNKKKIDDIIDATIEHVSTWRQLAEEWNVPKTLIDEIQENLRLDI
- a CDS encoding helix-turn-helix transcriptional regulator is translated as MKVATATALAEEIGDRLKQARLNRDLTQSEVAELAGIARKTVLNAEKGKVQLDIMIAILMALDLTQQIDLFLPKQEISPLQLAKLQGKKRQRASGQRSNKDEETLEW